One Candidatus Acididesulfobacter guangdongensis genomic window carries:
- a CDS encoding pyruvate carboxylase subunit B has translation METIEEMLKKGKIEAAKPKKILITDLTARDGIQCKLATRVKTDDLIPLCEKMDKAGLYAFEMWGGATYDVCLRYLKEDPWERLRRIKEVMPKTKLQMLFRGQSIVGYRPRADKVVYKFVEKALKNGITVFRVFDSLNDNRNIEVACKAVKELGGECHAEISYTKSPVHTYEKWMQYADELIEIAPDWISFKDATGIMMPLDTYNIIKSIKDKVGDNIKVLLHNHDMSGTAIMNHMMAIYAGVDMLDTVLSPLAFGSSHPATESVVAALQGTPYDTGIDIKILEEAAAIMSGIRKDYKKYETEYGGVNAKVLIHKIPGGMISNMVAQLKEANASDRIEEVLKETPIVEKDLGYPPLLTPSSQIVGVQAVLNVISGERYKIITKEVRDYVAGKYGMPPGTVSKELVTKILGPDKKPDYSKKPSESADANEWDNAVKEVGILAKSDEDILLYVLFPMQGMEFLKARESGGLVSDVIAGAEEMIETQPGVMENAAPVEFDITYHGDKFSVKVEGVSPSQEQGKPRKYYVRVQGKLEEVQLYSKVEAAVGGGNYSQCRTTETKSTAQSNVLQEGDATAPISGRVAKILVKEADKVEKGQTIAIVEAMKMENEIHAPIAGKVKAIYVKAGDNITPADALLRIEP, from the coding sequence ATCGAAACTATTGAAGAAATGTTGAAAAAAGGTAAGATTGAGGCGGCAAAGCCAAAGAAAATATTAATAACCGATTTAACGGCAAGAGACGGGATTCAATGTAAGTTAGCGACAAGGGTTAAGACTGATGATTTAATTCCGTTATGCGAAAAAATGGACAAAGCTGGTTTGTATGCTTTTGAGATGTGGGGAGGAGCTACATACGATGTTTGCCTCAGATACTTAAAAGAAGACCCGTGGGAAAGACTGAGACGTATAAAAGAAGTAATGCCCAAAACAAAACTTCAGATGCTGTTCCGCGGTCAGAGCATCGTCGGCTATAGACCCAGAGCGGATAAAGTAGTGTATAAGTTTGTGGAAAAAGCGCTCAAAAACGGAATAACAGTTTTTAGAGTTTTCGATTCACTGAACGATAACAGAAATATTGAAGTTGCCTGTAAGGCGGTAAAAGAACTGGGCGGCGAGTGCCATGCCGAAATAAGCTACACGAAAAGCCCTGTTCACACTTACGAAAAATGGATGCAATACGCCGATGAGCTTATCGAGATTGCTCCAGACTGGATATCATTCAAAGATGCAACAGGTATTATGATGCCTTTAGATACGTATAATATTATAAAAAGCATAAAAGATAAAGTCGGCGATAACATAAAGGTTTTACTTCATAATCACGATATGAGCGGAACGGCAATAATGAACCATATGATGGCGATATATGCAGGCGTGGATATGCTGGATACGGTTTTATCGCCTTTGGCTTTCGGGTCTTCTCATCCCGCAACCGAAAGCGTTGTTGCAGCTCTGCAGGGTACGCCTTATGATACAGGCATAGATATTAAAATTTTAGAAGAAGCGGCTGCTATAATGTCGGGGATAAGGAAGGATTATAAAAAATACGAAACAGAATACGGCGGGGTAAACGCTAAGGTTTTAATTCATAAAATCCCCGGCGGCATGATTTCAAATATGGTGGCGCAGTTAAAAGAAGCTAATGCTTCAGATAGAATAGAAGAAGTTTTAAAGGAAACCCCTATAGTAGAGAAGGACCTTGGCTATCCGCCTCTTCTTACCCCTTCTTCTCAGATAGTCGGCGTTCAGGCTGTTTTGAACGTTATTTCAGGAGAAAGATATAAGATTATTACAAAAGAAGTCAGAGACTATGTAGCTGGAAAATATGGAATGCCTCCTGGAACTGTGTCTAAGGAACTTGTTACTAAAATTTTGGGACCTGACAAAAAACCTGATTACAGCAAAAAGCCCAGCGAAAGCGCGGATGCAAACGAATGGGATAATGCCGTTAAGGAAGTCGGAATATTAGCAAAATCAGATGAAGATATACTTTTATATGTACTTTTCCCAATGCAGGGGATGGAATTTTTAAAGGCCAGAGAGAGCGGAGGTCTTGTGTCCGATGTTATTGCCGGAGCCGAGGAAATGATAGAAACGCAGCCGGGTGTTATGGAAAACGCAGCCCCTGTAGAGTTTGACATTACATATCACGGCGATAAATTCAGCGTTAAGGTAGAAGGCGTTTCCCCAAGCCAGGAACAGGGAAAACCAAGGAAATATTACGTGAGAGTACAAGGTAAACTTGAAGAAGTTCAACTTTATTCAAAAGTTGAAGCTGCAGTAGGCGGCGGCAATTATTCCCAGTGCAGAACAACAGAAACCAAATCAACGGCGCAGAGTAATGTTCTTCAGGAAGGGGATGCAACTGCTCCGATATCAGGAAGAGTTGCAAAAATTCTTGTAAAAGAAGCCGATAAAGTTGAAAAAGGTCAAACAATAGCAATTGTGGAAGCAATGAAAATGGAAAATGAAATTCATGCTCCGATAGCAGGGAAGGTAAAAGCTATTTATGTTAAAGCCGGTGACAATATAACCCCTGCAGACGCGCTTCTTAGAATAGAACCCTGA
- a CDS encoding succinate--CoA ligase subunit beta translates to MKLYEYETYDAIFKKYGVPTPKYLVVQHPGQNVEDFVDQYGDVVLKSQVLVGKRGKAGAVKFASTGDEANEQVKALMSSDVYGEMPVSVILQEKASILKELYVSFTYSSKHRKPVLVISLQGGMEIEEQESDKIFTFDIDPLEGLFAYKVREILLEIGLKDKEILRQLSEVVANMYHGFWSSEARLVEVNPIAIVEDKKVPGKQKILALDAVTIIDDDARIAPSKIYSARGSMGRPLTERESAAHLIDRDDHRGKAGSYVELDGNIALMTFGGGGSTITAETVIALGLKPANLTDIGGNPPAEKMNKITKIILSKPGLKAVLVCGGTASNTRIDVTLGEGLVSAIEEMIEAGTFPQGIIWVVRRSGPEYKKGLQMLNDCFIKNNIEAVIYDSELPLTAAPQKLYDILKERKII, encoded by the coding sequence ATGAAACTTTATGAATATGAAACATACGACGCGATATTTAAAAAATACGGTGTTCCCACTCCTAAATATTTAGTAGTTCAGCATCCCGGGCAAAATGTCGAGGATTTTGTTGACCAGTATGGCGATGTTGTTTTGAAATCTCAGGTTCTGGTCGGGAAAAGAGGTAAAGCGGGAGCCGTTAAATTTGCGTCGACCGGAGATGAAGCAAACGAACAAGTAAAGGCTTTAATGTCCAGCGACGTTTATGGAGAAATGCCTGTAAGCGTTATTTTGCAGGAAAAGGCGTCAATATTGAAAGAACTTTATGTAAGTTTTACATATTCTTCAAAGCATAGAAAGCCTGTGCTTGTAATTTCCCTGCAAGGCGGTATGGAGATTGAAGAACAGGAATCTGATAAAATTTTTACGTTTGATATTGACCCGCTGGAGGGTCTTTTTGCCTATAAAGTTAGAGAGATTCTTCTTGAAATCGGATTGAAGGATAAAGAAATTCTAAGGCAGCTTTCTGAAGTTGTCGCAAATATGTATCACGGTTTCTGGAGTTCGGAAGCAAGATTAGTGGAAGTTAATCCTATAGCTATCGTTGAGGATAAAAAAGTACCCGGAAAGCAGAAAATACTTGCTCTTGATGCCGTAACAATAATTGACGACGACGCACGAATCGCCCCGTCAAAGATATATTCGGCAAGAGGTTCGATGGGAAGACCGTTGACGGAAAGGGAATCGGCAGCGCATCTTATAGATAGGGACGACCATCGGGGAAAAGCTGGTTCTTATGTCGAACTTGACGGAAATATTGCTCTTATGACTTTCGGCGGAGGCGGCTCCACAATTACGGCAGAAACGGTTATCGCGCTTGGATTAAAACCGGCAAATCTGACAGATATCGGCGGGAATCCGCCGGCGGAAAAAATGAATAAAATAACCAAAATAATTTTATCCAAACCGGGATTAAAAGCCGTCCTCGTCTGCGGAGGCACTGCAAGCAATACCAGAATTGACGTGACGCTTGGAGAAGGTCTTGTTTCCGCCATTGAAGAAATGATAGAGGCAGGAACTTTTCCTCAAGGAATAATATGGGTTGTAAGAAGGAGCGGTCCTGAATACAAAAAAGGATTGCAGATGTTAAACGACTGTTTTATAAAAAATAATATAGAAGCGGTAATTTATGATTCAGAGCTTCCCTTAACGGCCGCTCCTCAAAAACTTTATGATATATTAAAAGAAAGAAAAATTATTTAA
- a CDS encoding succinyl-CoA synthetase subunit alpha, translated as MKGTKYLNDETGVIVIGITGREASQVVIESEKLYPGIVKCGVTPGKGGIPNDALKVPVFDTVKEALAVPEFKKTVNTGLIYVPPTSVLDAVMELINHGIKLMYIITEHVPIRDSIIIYEIAKSKGVTVIGGTSLGCFVPSVGRIGAIGGKDPSIAFKEGSVVVLSKSGGLTVTTSEMIKRRGYGIYMALALGGDIISCTTFADVLPELEKDTNVNACVILGEPGGTYEEQVAELILKGGYTKPLAIFVSGVFQEDMPDGVAFGHAGAIVERGMGKATDKINFLEEVGKKTGTVKVARFYHDLVNCLISLGVKKDFEDTSSDNVKPLYSTLKAS; from the coding sequence ATGAAAGGCACAAAATATTTAAATGACGAGACGGGCGTTATAGTTATCGGGATTACAGGAAGAGAAGCTTCGCAGGTTGTAATAGAATCTGAAAAACTTTATCCGGGTATAGTAAAATGCGGAGTTACTCCGGGTAAAGGCGGAATTCCCAACGATGCCCTGAAAGTTCCTGTTTTTGATACAGTCAAAGAAGCGCTCGCAGTTCCGGAATTTAAAAAAACGGTAAATACCGGACTTATATATGTGCCGCCTACTTCTGTTCTGGACGCGGTAATGGAATTGATTAATCACGGTATAAAACTTATGTATATAATAACGGAGCATGTTCCTATCAGAGATTCTATTATTATTTATGAAATAGCTAAATCTAAAGGAGTGACTGTTATAGGAGGCACTTCGTTAGGGTGTTTCGTGCCGTCGGTGGGCAGAATCGGCGCAATCGGCGGAAAAGACCCGAGTATTGCTTTTAAAGAAGGCTCCGTAGTTGTTTTATCAAAAAGCGGGGGACTAACGGTAACTACTTCCGAAATGATTAAAAGACGCGGATATGGCATATATATGGCTCTGGCTCTGGGAGGAGATATTATATCATGCACTACCTTTGCGGATGTGCTGCCGGAACTGGAAAAGGATACTAATGTTAATGCCTGCGTAATTCTTGGTGAACCGGGAGGAACATATGAAGAACAGGTTGCGGAATTAATATTAAAAGGCGGATATACTAAGCCTCTTGCAATATTTGTTTCAGGCGTATTTCAGGAAGATATGCCGGACGGTGTTGCATTCGGTCATGCCGGCGCTATTGTTGAAAGAGGTATGGGCAAGGCTACCGATAAGATAAATTTCCTTGAAGAAGTTGGAAAAAAAACAGGTACCGTCAAAGTAGCGAGATTCTATCATGATTTAGTCAATTGTCTTATATCTCTCGGAGTAAAAAAAGACTTTGAAGACACTTCTTCCGATAATGTAAAACCTCTTTACAGCACTCTTAAGGCTTCTTAA
- a CDS encoding citryl-CoA lyase: MSDEKPKEWRTAITSNQDGKILIRGYNLDNLIGNKSYADVCFLLLKGEMPNQAEAKMLDAILVSSIDAGIAPPSAVAARTIFSGGNSLNAAVAGGILTLGDAHGGAIEKAAKLFQDELKDKDAKNINIGETAKKIVDDALKNKKRLAGYGHKLHSIDPRTTRLLTVAKSLNFGGVYVELAVAIAEEFKNKKPEQKLPLNVDGAIGAIMSDMGLDYRLGKGLFIIARSAGLVGQVFEEWLREKPFRRLRSDLHEYDGVPERPLPQD, encoded by the coding sequence ATGTCTGATGAAAAACCAAAAGAATGGCGTACTGCTATAACGTCAAATCAAGACGGTAAAATTCTAATTCGCGGGTATAATCTCGATAATTTAATTGGAAATAAGTCATATGCTGATGTCTGTTTTCTTCTTTTAAAAGGAGAAATGCCGAACCAGGCTGAAGCAAAAATGCTTGATGCCATATTGGTTTCAAGCATTGATGCAGGCATTGCTCCGCCTTCTGCCGTTGCGGCGAGAACCATATTTTCAGGCGGAAATTCTCTCAATGCAGCTGTTGCCGGCGGCATACTTACACTTGGAGATGCGCACGGAGGCGCTATAGAGAAAGCCGCTAAATTGTTTCAAGATGAATTAAAAGACAAAGATGCTAAAAATATTAATATCGGCGAAACGGCTAAAAAAATAGTAGATGACGCACTTAAAAATAAAAAAAGATTGGCAGGTTATGGTCATAAACTGCACTCAATTGACCCCAGAACTACTAGACTGCTTACAGTCGCAAAATCATTAAATTTTGGCGGTGTATATGTTGAGCTTGCCGTTGCAATTGCAGAGGAATTTAAAAATAAAAAGCCTGAACAAAAATTGCCTCTCAACGTTGACGGAGCAATAGGCGCAATAATGTCAGACATGGGTTTAGATTATAGACTTGGAAAAGGATTGTTTATTATAGCAAGGTCTGCGGGATTAGTCGGACAGGTGTTTGAAGAATGGCTCAGAGAAAAACCATTTAGAAGGTTAAGGTCTGACCTGCATGAATACGATGGAGTTCCCGAGCGCCCTCTGCCGCAGGATTGA
- the glpX gene encoding class II fructose-bisphosphatase has translation MDDKTLTIEFVRVTEHAAIASAKHVGRGDEKAADKAAVDSMRSSLDWIDIDGTIVIGEGERDEAPMLYIGEKVGTGKGQAVDIAVDPLEGTTICAQGGQNSISVMAIADHGHFLHAPDTYMDKIAVGPKAKGAIDLTLSPSKNLQRIAEALNRYVEDLTVVILNRERHQNLISEVRKAGARIKLIQDGDISGAIAAAKEDTGVDVLMGIGGAPEGVISAAALRCVGGDMQGRLTFRNEEEKERAKKMGIEDFDKIYSIDELASGDVIFAATGVTTGEYLPGVVFFPGGAKTSSVVMRSKTRTARYIGAIHYFDYKDIS, from the coding sequence ATGGATGATAAGACCTTAACAATTGAGTTTGTACGTGTTACGGAACATGCCGCTATCGCATCTGCAAAGCATGTAGGAAGAGGCGATGAAAAAGCTGCCGATAAGGCTGCTGTGGATTCTATGAGAAGCTCGCTTGACTGGATAGATATTGACGGCACAATTGTTATTGGCGAAGGAGAAAGAGACGAGGCGCCTATGCTTTATATAGGCGAAAAAGTCGGAACAGGTAAAGGGCAGGCGGTAGATATAGCGGTTGACCCGTTGGAAGGAACGACTATTTGCGCTCAGGGCGGGCAGAACAGCATCTCGGTTATGGCTATAGCTGACCATGGACATTTTTTACATGCGCCTGACACTTATATGGATAAAATAGCAGTCGGACCAAAAGCAAAGGGAGCTATAGATTTAACCCTCAGTCCTTCTAAAAATCTTCAGAGAATTGCCGAAGCTCTCAACAGATATGTTGAAGACCTTACCGTCGTGATTCTCAATAGAGAACGTCATCAAAATTTAATTAGCGAAGTAAGAAAGGCAGGTGCAAGGATAAAATTGATTCAAGACGGCGATATCTCAGGTGCCATAGCGGCAGCTAAAGAAGATACGGGCGTTGATGTGCTTATGGGGATAGGCGGTGCTCCAGAAGGGGTTATCAGCGCTGCCGCACTGCGATGCGTCGGCGGCGATATGCAGGGAAGACTTACATTCAGAAATGAAGAAGAAAAAGAACGCGCTAAGAAAATGGGCATTGAGGATTTTGACAAAATATACAGCATAGATGAGCTTGCTTCCGGCGATGTTATTTTTGCCGCAACAGGGGTTACAACCGGCGAATATCTGCCAGGCGTAGTTTTTTTCCCCGGCGGAGCAAAAACCAGTTCTGTCGTTATGAGGTCAAAAACAAGAACTGCAAGATATATTGGAGCAATACATTATTTTGATTATAAGGATATATCTTAG
- a CDS encoding NAD-dependent epimerase/dehydratase family protein yields the protein MKVFITGGTGFVGSIISGEIKKSGASVVLLERNSKKASALRRTGFEVFEGNLEDINPLDDFFAENKFDAIINLVGIIKQQSDFSFQKVHIEYVEILLQLARNHNIKRFVHMSANGASEKSESVYYTSKYEGQKLVENSGLAWTIFKPSLIFGDDAAFFDDLIKLVKERFFVPIIGTGEDKFAPIDVLSVAKSYAGALSNEAAYHKIYTLCGPDIYSFEGIIDLIMEIMPPKKIKIHAPSFIVENGIEFIEKFFRAKGLPVTSDQIKMLKYDNICENDMKEIDDLFGLNRLHLKDWLTDYLKVEN from the coding sequence ATGAAAGTTTTTATTACAGGCGGAACAGGTTTTGTTGGTTCAATAATTAGCGGTGAAATAAAAAAGAGCGGAGCATCGGTTGTTTTACTTGAAAGAAACAGTAAAAAGGCTTCAGCGTTGAGACGGACCGGTTTCGAGGTTTTTGAAGGAAATTTGGAAGATATCAATCCTCTAGATGATTTTTTTGCCGAAAATAAATTTGACGCTATAATAAATCTTGTAGGTATTATAAAACAGCAGTCCGATTTTTCTTTTCAGAAAGTACATATTGAATATGTTGAAATTTTGTTACAGCTGGCAAGGAATCATAATATAAAAAGGTTTGTCCACATGAGCGCTAACGGGGCGTCTGAGAAATCGGAATCCGTTTATTATACATCCAAGTACGAAGGACAGAAGTTAGTTGAAAACTCCGGATTAGCCTGGACAATTTTTAAACCTTCGCTGATATTTGGAGACGATGCGGCTTTTTTTGACGATTTGATTAAATTAGTTAAAGAACGATTTTTTGTTCCTATCATTGGAACCGGCGAAGACAAGTTTGCCCCGATAGATGTCTTGTCCGTTGCCAAATCGTATGCGGGTGCTTTATCGAACGAAGCGGCGTATCATAAAATATATACTTTGTGCGGACCTGATATTTATTCTTTTGAAGGCATTATAGATTTAATAATGGAAATAATGCCTCCTAAAAAAATAAAAATTCATGCGCCGTCGTTTATAGTTGAAAATGGGATTGAATTTATAGAAAAATTTTTTAGAGCAAAAGGTCTGCCTGTAACGTCAGATCAGATTAAGATGCTTAAATACGATAATATCTGTGAAAACGATATGAAAGAAATTGACGATTTATTCGGACTTAACAGACTGCATTTAAAAGACTGGCTCACCGATTATTTAAAGGTAGAAAATTAA